In Yarrowia lipolytica chromosome 1F, complete sequence, a genomic segment contains:
- a CDS encoding uncharacterized protein (Compare to YALI0F19624g, no similarity putative nucleic acid binding protein), producing the protein MIINMISAHPPKANALRSRISAPPGSASSPRSAKRVASAGGVKKAATAKPTSTRSANQLKNNALFQAIKGIPRTSPTAPAQPAQPRPGQELRDRISGKTPAKTQAPPPAKTKIPAKPAHPLASRFGQPPLPKSKLDKLGTTTAPSHSRYNGSDTSRSYSSSHSSSSDNHRSTHDTSASSTSSRRDDKHVRGGGHDKYGNYDKYGNNDKFGRSQERYNSRERERYERTGGSDRAVSSDSRDRFGNGGRGNESRNRYNDQPRSQAQSYQESRERYSEDRVRYRATSPQKHTAQEAVASPAAYANPGDTVAVRPAAQVSNTNFGAKVPELSANGTPSYSIKHLAMPPIVQISNLDRGTTRDDLYKFFVELGAIRDCRILTLGTQGAMGEITFEDPEAAKVAFAKFNGALADGRRLVVNIVKYNSIADQKPVEVNNAVHHWPGAGNLRSDGYLNK; encoded by the exons ATGATCATCAACATGATATCCGCGCACCCA CCAAAAGCCAACGCGCTGAGAAGCCGGATTTCGGCGCCTCCAGGCTCGGCCAGCTCTCCACGGTCAGCCAAGAGAGTCGCAtcagctggaggagtgaAAAAAGCTGCAACAGCCAAGCCAACCTCCACGCGGTCTGCTAATCAGCTTAAGAACAACGCACTCTTTCAGGCCATCAAGGGTATTCCCAGAACATCTCCGACAGCCCCTGCCCAACCAGCTCAGCCACGACCAGGCCAGGAGTTGAGAGACCGAATCTCCGGAAAGACGCCCGCAAAGACTCAAGCGCCACCTCCAGCTAAGACAAAGATCCCAGCCAAGCCCGCACACCCTCTGGCAAGCCGGTTCGGccagcctcctcttcctAAGTCCAAGTTGGACAAGCTGGGCACAACAACTGCTCCCTCCCACAGCAGATACAACGGCAGCGACACCAGCCGCTCCTACAGTTCAAGCCATAGCTCATCGAGTGACAACCACAGATCCACGCACGACACCTCGGCGTCCTCTACTTCTTCCAGGAGAGACGACAAGCACGTACGAGGCGGTGGACACGACAAGTATGGCAACTACGACAAGTACGGAAATAACGACAAATTTGGCAGAAGCCAGGAGAGGTACAACAGTCGAGAAAGAGAGCGGTACGAGCGAACAGGGGGATCGGATAGAGCCGTCAGTAGCGACAGCAGAGACAGATTTGGAAACGGTGGACGCGGCAACGAAAGCAGGAATAGATACAACGACCAGCCTCGATCCCAGGCCCAAAGCTACCAAGAGTCTCGGGAAAGATACTCTGAAGATCGAGTGCGATACAGAGCCACGTCCCCTCAGAAGCATACTGCTCAGGAGGCCGTTGCTAGTCCCGCTGCGTACGCCAATCCCGGAGATACTGTTGCCGTTCGACCTGCTGCTCAGGTGTCTAACACAAATTTCGGTGCAAAGGTACCGGAGCTGTCGGCCAACGGAACCCCTTCATACTCAATCAAGCATCTGGCCATGCCTCCCATTGTTCAGATCTCCAATCTGGATCGAGGAACCACTCGAGACGATCTGTACAAGTTCTttgttgagctcggcgCTATCCGTGACTGTCGCATTCTTACTCTGGGTACACAGGGTGCTATGGGTGAGATCACGTTCGAAGACCCTGAAGCTGCTAAAGTCGCCTTCGCAAAGTTCAATGGCGCACTAGCCGatggacgacgactcgtCGTCAACATTGTCAAATACAACTCCATCGCCGACCAGAAGCCCGTGGAGGTTAACAACGCTGTGCACCACTGGCCTGGAGCTGGTAATCTTCGATCCGACGGCTATCTGAACAAGTAG
- a CDS encoding uncharacterized protein (Compare to YALI0F19646g, similar to Saccharomyces cerevisiae YCR045C; ancestral locus Anc_6.313, weakly similar to uniprot|P58371 Magnaporthe grisea Subtilisin-like proteinase Spm1 precursor (EC 3.4.21.-) and uniprot|P09230 Yarrowia lipolytica Alkaline extracellular protease precursor (EC 3.4.21.-) (AEP)), with the protein MKLSLLLLSTLAVALPIAQQPASEYNQLLDLINNQDLEKRDISGQPTIVMFTDNSTISDKLAHVKAIIGNDHIEKLYDVSSTEKGAGVAGYVGTFSNETLALIADAGCISIFQEDIIVKGLGLEEDLEERDSSIYTTESGQPWHLGRISHLQNPRNTPQASEYVYRTGTRDTNIYVVDSGVRTSHVAFGGRAHWGANFNNDVDEDEHGHGTAVASIAASISKNAQIYAVKVLGPQNTGSLSGILAGMEWAINHAAGQKGQSVINMSIGSDSTEVYKTLIQKALEKNIALFFAAGNNNEDACTVSPARFAKDFTGVFTVGASNLADNMEDWSGYGNCVSMVAPGVAISSASRRGDDVWTSWKGTSMASPIVAGIASYWMSIINFDLPSLEWVLTQSKGLVNTHNNTPNILAWNFHP; encoded by the coding sequence ATGAagctctctcttcttcttctctctacGCTGGCTGTGGCCCTCCCCATTGCCCAGCAGCCCGCCTCCGAGTACAACCAGTTGCTTGATCTGATCAACAACCAGGACCTTGAGAAGCGAGACATCTCTGGACAGCCCACCATTGTCATGTTCACTGacaactccaccatctctGACAAGCTCGCTCATGTCAAGGCCATTATTGGTAATGATCACATTGAGAAGCTTTACGATGTCTCATCTACTGAGAAGGGCGCTGGTGTTGCTGGCTACGTCGGAACCTTTTCCAACGAGACCCTGGCTCTCATTGCCGATGCCGGTTGCATCTCCATTTTCCAGGAAGATATTATCGTTAAGGGTCTTGGCCTCGAGGAGGACCTTGAGGAGCGAGATAGCTCTATCTACACCACCGAATCCGGTCAGCCCTGGCACCTTGGTCGAATCTCTCACCTGCAGAACCCTCGAAACACCCCCCAGGCTTCCGAATACGTCTACCGAACCGGAACTCGGGATACTAACATCTACGTGGTTGACTCTGGTGTGCGAACTTCTCATGTTGCCTTTGGTGGCCGAGCTCACTGGGGTGCCAACTTCAACAACGACGTTGACGAGGATGAACATGGACACGGTACTGCTGTTGCCTCCATTGCTgcttccatctccaagaaCGCCCAAATCTATGCTGTCAAGGTCCTTGGACCCCAGAACACCGGTTCTCTGTCTGGCATTCTCGCTGGCATGGAGTGGGCTATCAACCACGCTGCTGGTCAGAAGGGTCAATCTGTTATCAACATGTCTATTGGATCTGATAGCACTGAGGTCTACAAGACTCTGATCCAGAAGGCCCTTGAGAAGAACATTGCCCTCTTCTTCGCTGccggcaacaacaacgaggACGCTTGTACAGTCTCTCCTGCTCGATTCGCAAAGGACTTCACTGGTGTCTTCACTGTCGGAGCCTCCAACCTTGCCGATAACATGGAGGACTGGTCTGGATACGGTAACTGCGTGTCCATGGTTGCCCCCGGTGTTGCCATTTCCTCTGCCtctcgacgaggagatgatgtTTGGACCTCTTGGAAGGGAACTTCCATGGCTTCTCCCATTGTGGCCGGTATTGCTTCTTACTGGATGTCTATCATCAACTTTGACCTTCCCTCTCTCGAGTGGGTCCTCACCCAGAGCAAGGGCCTGGTCAACACCCACAACAACACCCCCAACATTCTGGCCTGGAACTTCCATCCCTAA
- a CDS encoding uncharacterized protein (Compare to YALI0F19668g, similar to Saccharomyces cerevisiae CUE1 (YMR264W) and CUE4 (YML101C); ancestral locus Anc_8.816, weakly similar to uniprot|P38428 Saccharomyces cerevisiae YMR264w CUE1 involved in ubiquitination and degradation at the ER surface singleton), which yields MDDATTINAVIAILVIFVVLRYVIFNGSEEHNPNPDAPIAHRPDEFRELSNIEQHAAALQAERITREYDERQRRPVTQSMIEVVQAIAPNVSVAQIRWDLEKTGNIEATVERYLSEGTLPHPPKYDPEPASTSSTRNPTEPSKASKMEWKNTKEERQEQLLKQRQTMLEDARKKFLDKK from the coding sequence ATGGACGATGCCACGACGATCAACGCGGTGATCGCAATTCTAGTCATCTTTGTCGTTCTCCGGTACGTGATCTTCAATGGCTCCGAGGAACATAATCCCAACCCAGACGCCCCCATTGCTCACAGACCCGATGAGTTCCGGGAGCTGTCCAACATCGAGCAGCATGCCGCCGCCCTGCAGGCCGAGCGAATCACACGAGAGTACGACGAGCGACAGCGGCGACCGGTGACCCAGAGCATGATTGAGGTGGTCCAGGCCATTGCTCCTAACGTATCTGTGGCTCAGATCCGATGGGATCTGGAAAAGACAGGCAACATCGAGGCCACTGTGGAGCGATATCTGAGCGAGGGCACCCTCCCTCATCCCCCCAAGTACGATCCCGAACCTGCATCCACGTCCAGCACACGAAATCCTACAGAGCCATCAAAGGCCAGCAAGATGGAGTGGAAGAACACAAAAGAGGAGCGACAGGAGCAACTGCTCAAGCAGCGACAAACCATGCTGGAGGACGCCCGAAAGAAGTTTCTGGACAAGAAGTAA
- a CDS encoding uncharacterized protein (Compare to YALI0F19690g, similar to DEHA0F20284g Debaryomyces hansenii, similar to Saccharomyces cerevisiae SAP30 (YMR263W); ancestral locus Anc_8.815), with protein MPPAKATKTSSEVASTPSANRGGPRKPPAATSAAALQKEKERADKEREMLEKQQQLNQPPATMTAGEAMNFDTLPLESLRKYKSLHKLQAPSALTLNGYLLSGPMGKKTWSYKHRTRVNKPELASAAKKHFMAQPVRESEIIVDFVYAVKNHDKAFKLQFNP; from the coding sequence ATGCCTCCCGCTAAAGCCACAAAAACCTCCAGCGAGGTCGCCAGCACGCCCTCCGCCAACCGAGGCGGTCCTCGAAAGCCCCCCGCCGCCACATCAGCCGCCGCTCTgcagaaagaaaaagagcgggccgacaaggagcgagAAATGCTCGaaaaacaacagcagctcaacCAGCCCCCAGCCACCATGACAGCCGGCGAGGCCATGAACTTCGACACACTGCCTCTCGAGTCGCTGCGAAAATACAAGTCGCTGCACAAGCTGCAGGCTCCCTCGGCTCTGACCCTCAACGGTTACCTTCTGAGCGGACCCATGGGAAAGAAAACGTGGAGCTACAAGCACCGAACTCGAGTCAACAAGCCCGAGCTTGCATccgccgccaagaagcaTTTCATGGCCCAGCCCGTGCGAGAGTCCGAGATTATCGTCGACTTTGTTTACGCCGTCAAGAACCACGACAAGGCCTTCAAGTTGCAGTTCAACCCTTAG